Proteins from a genomic interval of Leifsonia shinshuensis:
- a CDS encoding ABC transporter substrate-binding protein → MRKKLILAAAAVSAVALALAGCSSGDGSSSGKVTLTVVGFEGGGTELADIPQINADFHKKYPDITIDYKYVANGEYDQYNNTRLAAGTAADVLMTNATRVQQWQKQGYLADLSDQSWVKQLLPNVAPFGAINGKTYAFTQQNIPIGLYANLDILKKASISQVPQTWPDFLDALQKLKAAGQPGLLLADQGGWTSEQLSLALAANLVDPTWGQGYDEGKTNWNPSFAPVFDHIKQLLTSGDVDGKLMNGIEPFNTGNADFAAGKWAFTIMGAWELQNFQQNAKFDFSLNPFPGGDAGSSPYGVTFVGSGWGVNAASQHTDAAKKYVAFMADPANDSRYLAAENSFTTLKNVPSPTMEKATAYVDAFNAGHSQVSPIEYLHFPTYEQEFWKVGTSLFNDPTQSTSALLKQLDQTIPKTK, encoded by the coding sequence ATGCGCAAGAAACTGATCCTCGCCGCGGCCGCCGTCTCGGCGGTGGCGCTGGCGCTCGCCGGCTGCTCGTCGGGAGACGGCTCCAGCAGCGGCAAGGTCACGCTGACCGTCGTCGGCTTCGAGGGCGGCGGCACCGAGCTCGCCGACATCCCCCAGATCAACGCCGACTTCCACAAGAAGTACCCGGACATCACGATCGACTACAAGTACGTCGCCAACGGCGAGTACGACCAGTACAACAACACCCGCCTCGCCGCCGGCACCGCCGCTGACGTCCTGATGACGAACGCGACCCGCGTGCAGCAGTGGCAGAAGCAGGGCTACCTCGCCGACCTCAGCGACCAGTCCTGGGTGAAGCAGCTGCTCCCGAACGTCGCGCCGTTCGGCGCGATCAACGGCAAGACCTACGCGTTCACGCAGCAGAACATCCCGATCGGCCTCTACGCCAACCTCGACATCCTGAAGAAGGCCAGCATCAGCCAGGTCCCGCAGACCTGGCCGGACTTCCTGGACGCGCTGCAGAAGCTGAAGGCCGCCGGCCAGCCCGGCCTGCTGCTCGCCGACCAGGGCGGCTGGACCAGCGAGCAGCTGTCGCTGGCGCTCGCCGCGAACCTGGTCGACCCCACGTGGGGCCAGGGCTACGACGAGGGCAAGACCAACTGGAACCCGTCGTTCGCGCCGGTCTTCGACCACATCAAGCAGCTGCTGACCTCCGGTGACGTCGACGGCAAGCTGATGAACGGCATCGAGCCGTTCAACACCGGCAACGCGGACTTCGCCGCCGGCAAGTGGGCGTTCACCATCATGGGCGCGTGGGAGCTGCAGAACTTCCAGCAGAACGCGAAGTTCGACTTCTCGCTCAACCCGTTCCCCGGCGGCGACGCGGGCAGCAGCCCCTACGGCGTGACCTTCGTCGGCTCCGGCTGGGGCGTCAACGCCGCCAGCCAGCACACCGACGCCGCGAAGAAGTACGTCGCGTTCATGGCCGACCCGGCGAACGACAGCCGCTACCTGGCCGCCGAGAACTCCTTCACGACGCTGAAGAACGTGCCGAGCCCGACGATGGAGAAGGCGACCGCCTACGTGGACGCCTTCAACGCCGGCCACTCGCAGGTCTCGCCGATCGAGTACCTGCACTTCCCGACCTACGAGCAGGAGTTCTGGAAGGTCGGCACCTCGCTCTTCAACGACCCGACGCAGTCGACGAGCGCGCTCCTCAAGCAGCTCGACCAGACGATCCCGAAGACGAAGTAG
- a CDS encoding glycoside hydrolase family 2 protein, which yields MSFASREIEQGGDAPAAQAVPRPEYPRPQFVRDRWLNLNGVWSFGFGGDQAAPSRWELDRDILVPFAPESERSGIGDTGFHPAVRYQRTVELPADWAGDRILLHFGAVDFDTTVWVGDVEVGRHRGGFTSFSFDITEAAAVASAADGSFVLSVLAEDDTVAIQARGKQSRRPENYEAFYTRTTGIWQTVWLEPVAAARFGRPVIRPDLPSSSFAVELDVVAPAAGLTARVELLDADGLVAAATAAVTAQLTPVVTLPVPADRLRTWSPEDPHLYRVRFTLLRGETVLDELDSYAGMRSIAIDGRRVLLNGRPVFQRLVLDQGYWPDTLMTAPSDDALVADIELGLAAGFNGARLHQKVFEERYLFHADRLGYLVWGEFADWGAKVGPGGPQEPTVSFVAEWVEALTRDLSHPSIVGWCPLNETYQPITDRLTILDDATKALYTVTKAIDPTRPVIDASGYSHRVPAADIYDSHLYEQDPEVFATLMGGLADGRPYVNTAPDGTEWSVPYAGQPYFCSEFGGIWWSDTDRTGDESWGYGEAPRTRDEWLDRFRRLVDALLDDPAMFGYCFTQLTDVFQEKNGVLDFRRVPKFDLRTLRDIQSRPAAYELDDVRPLEP from the coding sequence GTGTCATTTGCATCGAGGGAAATTGAACAGGGCGGCGACGCTCCCGCTGCGCAGGCCGTGCCGCGCCCGGAATACCCGCGTCCGCAGTTCGTGCGCGACCGCTGGCTGAACCTCAACGGCGTGTGGAGCTTCGGCTTCGGCGGCGACCAGGCGGCGCCGTCGCGCTGGGAGCTCGACCGCGACATCCTCGTCCCGTTCGCCCCCGAGTCGGAGCGCTCCGGCATCGGCGACACCGGCTTCCACCCCGCGGTGCGCTATCAGCGCACCGTCGAGCTGCCGGCCGACTGGGCCGGCGACCGGATCCTGCTCCACTTCGGCGCCGTCGACTTCGACACCACGGTGTGGGTCGGGGACGTCGAGGTCGGCCGCCACCGCGGCGGGTTCACCTCGTTCAGCTTCGACATCACGGAGGCCGCGGCGGTCGCCTCCGCCGCGGACGGCTCCTTCGTGCTGTCGGTCCTCGCCGAGGACGACACCGTGGCCATCCAGGCCAGGGGCAAGCAGTCGCGCCGCCCGGAGAACTACGAGGCGTTCTACACGCGCACGACCGGCATCTGGCAGACGGTCTGGCTGGAGCCGGTCGCCGCCGCCCGCTTCGGCCGCCCGGTGATCCGCCCCGACCTCCCGTCGTCGTCGTTCGCGGTCGAGCTCGACGTCGTCGCCCCCGCCGCCGGGCTCACCGCCCGGGTCGAGCTCCTCGACGCGGACGGACTCGTCGCCGCCGCGACCGCGGCGGTGACCGCCCAGCTGACGCCCGTGGTCACGCTCCCCGTCCCCGCCGACCGGCTCCGCACCTGGTCGCCGGAGGACCCGCACCTCTACCGGGTCCGCTTCACGCTCCTGCGCGGCGAGACGGTGCTCGACGAGCTCGACAGCTACGCCGGGATGCGCTCGATCGCCATCGACGGCCGCCGCGTCCTGCTCAACGGCCGCCCGGTCTTCCAGCGGCTGGTGCTCGACCAGGGCTACTGGCCGGACACCCTCATGACGGCGCCCAGCGACGACGCCCTCGTGGCCGACATCGAGCTCGGCCTGGCCGCCGGCTTCAACGGCGCCCGCCTGCACCAGAAGGTGTTCGAGGAGCGCTACCTCTTCCACGCCGACCGGCTCGGCTACCTGGTCTGGGGCGAGTTCGCCGACTGGGGCGCCAAGGTCGGCCCTGGCGGCCCGCAGGAGCCGACCGTGTCCTTCGTCGCCGAGTGGGTGGAGGCGCTCACCCGCGACCTCTCGCATCCGTCGATCGTCGGCTGGTGCCCGCTCAACGAGACCTACCAGCCGATCACGGACCGGCTCACCATCCTCGACGACGCCACGAAGGCGCTCTACACGGTCACCAAGGCCATCGACCCCACCCGGCCGGTGATCGACGCGTCCGGCTACTCGCACCGGGTCCCCGCCGCGGACATCTACGACTCGCACCTGTACGAGCAGGACCCCGAGGTGTTCGCCACGCTCATGGGCGGCCTCGCCGACGGCCGCCCCTACGTCAACACCGCCCCCGACGGGACCGAGTGGTCGGTCCCGTACGCCGGGCAGCCGTACTTCTGCAGCGAGTTCGGCGGCATCTGGTGGTCGGACACGGACCGCACCGGCGACGAGTCCTGGGGCTACGGCGAGGCGCCGCGCACCCGCGACGAGTGGCTCGACCGCTTCCGCCGGCTCGTCGACGCGCTGCTCGACGACCCGGCGATGTTCGGCTACTGCTTCACCCAGCTCACGGACGTCTTCCAGGAGAAGAACGGCGTGCTCGACTTCCGCCGCGTGCCGAAGTTCGACCTCCGGACCCTGAGGGACATCCAGTCGCGGCCCGCGGCCTACGAGCTCGACGACGTCCGGCCCCTCGAACCCTGA